Genomic window (Nymphaea colorata isolate Beijing-Zhang1983 chromosome 1, ASM883128v2, whole genome shotgun sequence):
AAACAATACGTTATTACCTCAACACCCATATACCAAATATTGCATATTGGCAACCTTTGATGCTCCCACagagaaggggaaagagagagagagagagagagagagagagagagagagactcagaCAGCACCATCGTAGTTGGAGGAGAGCTTGCACACCATTTCCATCAGAGAAGATTGAGCCTCCATACCATCCAGATTATCGCCACCATCCATATGCATCATCCCACCAACATAGTCCGACGACTCCGTCGCTTCGGCCGATCCACTCTCGGCCGCAACTCCTTTCTCCGAGCACTTTTCCAGCACCTTCGAGCTGTGTGGTTGCTCCTCCTGCTTAGGGAATGAGAGGACCCCATTCTGGTACAGGCTGCTCAGCTGGTGGAAGTAGGGGCAGGTCTTGGAGTCGGGAGGCCGCAACTTGGCCGCACCATTGGTCTTCCTGAAATACTTGTTGATGTTCTCCCACTTCTCCTTGCACCTCTTGGCGCTTCTCATGTATCCCATCTGCATCATCTCTTGGGATATTCTCTCCCATAGCGACCCTTTGGAGTTGCCGTCCCTGAACTTCTCTTCATGCTTGCACCTGAGCTTTATCAGAGCACAGACCTCAGAGCTCGGCCACCTCTTAAGGGGGCCTGCTCCGCTTCTGCCATTGGCGTCTAGTCCCTGCAGGTCCAAGCTCACATCACCTGGTGTGCTGATTGGAGCTGGGTCTGGTTCTGGGTCAAAGAGAGGGTTAAGGTTGGGGGTAGGCCCGGAATGTGCCTCTTCAAAGCTTGGTAGGGAACCCTCCAAATGGATGTTGTCTTGTGTCAACCTCTTCAAGAAGCTTATAATCGTCGCCTCTCTACTTGATGCAAGGGCTTGTTCTTGTGTCCTCATCTCAGTTTCCTTATTCAGCCTTGCCATCTCCTGCCTCTTCCACGCCTCCTCCCTCTCCATTCTCTCCTGGTCCCTCCTCTCAACAGCCTCCAGGAACCTCCTCTGCAGCGCCTCCTGCTGTgccatcatcttcttcaccaTATCCTCGCATAGGCCCTTCATTGCTTCAAAGTTTTGCCCCTTCCTCCGCTTCTTGCTCGTGTTCTCGCCCGCAGATCCATCTTGAAGCAATGGGTTCTCGAGCGTCTCCTCCTCCGATGTGCCATCAACGTGATTCTTCTCTAAGGCCAGCGTCTGCTCTTCGCTTGCAGAAGCACCAAGCTTAGAATTGTTGCTGCTGCCATTGTTGTTGAATAGGGTCTCAAGCTCGGAGTAGAACCTGTAACTCTTCCCATCCTGCCTCCCcgtgttctttgttttcttgtagtACTTGGTCACATTCTCGAATTTTTCCTTGCATTTCTTCGCACTTCGGTTAAATCCGAGCTCTGCAAGCTTCCTGAATTCCACAGGGAAAATATCACAAGTCCATTTTATTCTACTCCATGCGGTGACACGTGCGGCCTGCAAAGCCAGCTAGGCGCACGTGTATCCCAACATGAGAAAATGTAAGTGGTGGGTGAAGTTTCTATAATTGAAGAGGCCATGGACACCTTCTAGCTCAGTCCATACCCACCACAGAACTTGCAGTCTCTGTCAAGAATTTCTCATAAATAATCTAAACCGCGATTAGGTGCAGAAGGGAAAAGGCTGAATTTATAGCAAGAGACGTTGCAGTCGAGCTCTTGGGGTCTTTAGGGtaggaaaatgaaaaactaaattAGTTTCTTAAGCAACTCATCTTAGTTTTCTTCAGAAAAAGTAGACCCCAAAGTGCAATCGAGGTATATCGTGCCAATACATCAATTCAGTAGCAATCACTAGTTTTTGCACCACTGCTTATGTtctcaaagagaaagaaatacatatgcaacaagaCCCATCTTTCAATTCCTCATAAAACTTTCACCCCATACTGAAAATTAAACTGAGATGCTGTCAGATGCACAAAGACACGCAATGACTTTGTACTTAGTACTAATTGTCTTGTGCAAAAATATGTGTACTAAATCACAAGCATTATCACTTCTTTTTGGATCTGTAAGGAGAAAGAGCAGACGATATGGCCGGGTGGGAGGACAAGGCATACCTTGAAACATGTTCCCAAACGGTTCCTTTGAAATTTGAGTCGCGGATGGTTGCTTCCACACTGGATCTGATCTTCAAGAGCGCTAGAGTCTCCTCCCTAGGCCACCTGTTTGTGTGCTCGTGGAGAGGCTTCTCCCCTCCAATTTCCGAAGCCGCAGCACACCTTTCTTCCTGATCTTCgccctctccttcctctccttgttCTTCTTCCATGCCGCTAACAGCAGCGGGCTTCTCATGGTGACCTCCAATTGGGTCCTGCACAAGGCCATGCTGGTGGAAGTGGTGCAGCAGATGCAGCTCGTGGCCTGAAGAATTCTCAAtttggtggtgatggtggtgctCTTCCGTGTCAATAACGGGGTTGAGGTTGAAGAAGGGCTGTGGGGAGAGGTGATGGAGGCCAGATCTGGATGATATGATCTGCTGGATGTGATCAGGGAGAGAAGTATACTCTAGGCCTGACTGCATCCTTTACGTCTTCCCcctgttttttctctttactcACGGTCAAAATGAATCCACAAATAAAACTAATacaacaagaaagagagagggagaatgagaaagagagagagagagagagaatggtggTTTCGCTTACTTTTCTTTACTTAGATTTCTATTTTTCTGCAAAAGGGCACTGGAAGTGGAGAGTTAACACTGGGGAACAGGAGCATGAACAGTAAAAGGAGtttaaaaaaggaagaggggaGAGAGCAcagag
Coding sequences:
- the LOC116259072 gene encoding trihelix transcription factor GTL1-like, with product MQSGLEYTSLPDHIQQIISSRSGLHHLSPQPFFNLNPVIDTEEHHHHHQIENSSGHELHLLHHFHQHGLVQDPIGGHHEKPAAVSGMEEEQGEEGEGEDQEERCAAASEIGGEKPLHEHTNRWPREETLALLKIRSSVEATIRDSNFKGTVWEHVSRKLAELGFNRSAKKCKEKFENVTKYYKKTKNTGRQDGKSYRFYSELETLFNNNGSSNNSKLGASASEEQTLALEKNHVDGTSEEETLENPLLQDGSAGENTSKKRRKGQNFEAMKGLCEDMVKKMMAQQEALQRRFLEAVERRDQERMEREEAWKRQEMARLNKETEMRTQEQALASSREATIISFLKRLTQDNIHLEGSLPSFEEAHSGPTPNLNPLFDPEPDPAPISTPGDVSLDLQGLDANGRSGAGPLKRWPSSEVCALIKLRCKHEEKFRDGNSKGSLWERISQEMMQMGYMRSAKRCKEKWENINKYFRKTNGAAKLRPPDSKTCPYFHQLSSLYQNGVLSFPKQEEQPHSSKVLEKCSEKGVAAESGSAEATESSDYVGGMMHMDGGDNLDGMEAQSSLMEMVCKLSSNYDGAV